ACGCTTCATCTAACGCCATATTATAAGCTGGGTGACACGGACCCGAATTGATAAAATACCATTGTTGTTTCAAAATTTCCTCGCCTCCAATTGTTCATTTTAACAAACTAGCTCGACTATCTCTAGTTATTCTCTTATAATAGAAATTACAGAAAGAAAGGGGCAATAACGCTGTGACAATTTTATACACAATTCTCGTTATCCTAGTTGTGATCGTTGCTTATATCGTGATCAACTCAATGCGCTTAAAAAAAGCCGTAATTAATTTAACACAAGAACAGTTTATCGAAGGCTACCGTAAAGCACAATTAATCGACTTACGCGAACCAAAAGAATTCGAAGCGGGTCATATTTTAGGTGCTCGTAACATTCCTATGACGCAATTAAACAACCGTCATAAAGAAATCCGTCCAGACTTACCAGTTTACCTATACTGTCAAAATACTGGTCGAAGTGCACGTGCAGCCTTAACATTAAAGAAAAAAGGCTACAGCCAAATTTACCAATTACAAGGCGGCTTCAAGACTTGGACTGGTAAAGTAAAATCTAAAAACTAATCCATAAAAACTCTCTAGCATTTTAGAGAGTTTTTTTCATGCACATTTATGAGTTTCTACTATTATATAGTTATTTCGTTAGAAGTCTTACCTGTGAACAAAAAAAGAGCCAGAAGATTCCCTCTGACTCCTAAGTTTTTATTAAACTTCCTGTGCTACTGCTTCAGGTTTTGTGTAACGTAACACTGGTGTACGTGCAGCGCGTGTCTCATCTAAACGGTTTACAACAGTTGTATGAGGCGCTTCTTGCACTAATGCAGGATTATCAATTGTTTCTTGCGCAATTTGAATCATTGCATCACAGAATGCGTCTAATGTTTCTTTAGATTCTGTTTCAGTTGGCTCAATCATAATCCCCTCTTCCACATTTAATGGGAAGTAAACTGTTGGTGGGTGGTAGCCAAAGTCTAACAGACGTTTCGCGATATCAAGTGTACGTACGCCAAGTTTTTTCTGACGACGGCCAGATAAAACAAATTCATGTTTACAATGACGGTTGTATGGTAAATCAAAATGTTCTTCTAAACGACGCATCATGTAGTTGGCGTTTAATACC
This portion of the Solibacillus daqui genome encodes:
- a CDS encoding rhodanese-like domain-containing protein, which encodes MTILYTILVILVVIVAYIVINSMRLKKAVINLTQEQFIEGYRKAQLIDLREPKEFEAGHILGARNIPMTQLNNRHKEIRPDLPVYLYCQNTGRSARAALTLKKKGYSQIYQLQGGFKTWTGKVKSKN